aaggcgaagagacaaaaaatggaaagatcTGCGGAGGAAAACATGAAGAGGGAGACAACATCGGAAGGGGACCAACTGCCAGACCTACAAACAGTtatcaaaatgaacaaaacaCAAAAGAGCAAAAGCATAGAAAATTTTGTAACCCCCTTTTATAAGTACCCTTATGAAaatcaaattaaaattaagcaccgatttttacaaaaatgtagagaCCAAATTATGACCAACTTGAGAAATAAATGGGAGAAACAGAGTATCCTCTTTGGGGAGATGGAAGCTGCCCCCCCTGATGATGAACTTCATGTGGGTAGTACAGGCGAGGCCAGTACCGGCGGAAGCGCCAGTGCAGGTGCCCCTTCGAACAGTCACGGAGGAAACCTCACCAGTAGTAAtagcggggaaaaaaagaataagaaaaacgaaacgaGCAAAGACAGCTGTTTTAACAAAACTGTTCTGTGTGATGTAAAGCCAAGCGGCAACATCAGCAGGGAATTTTCTgtggacaaaaaaatgaaaaattacgaaTTTGAGGTTGACAGCCCCTTATTCCCAGACGAAAAAGGAATCAATGGGTACCGAAACAAATGCGAGTTTACCATTTCGTATGacgaaaataataatgttgAAATTGGGTTTGTCACTGGGAAGATGAAAACGGATGTTAGTGACACGGGGGAGGATAGAAACGGCACCGATGATAACAACTGCAACTTTAGCGAACACAATATAAGCAACAGCGCCTCTCCCATGAACGAGTCCCAGACCACAAAACTGAGGAataagaagcagaagcaggcGTACTTCCTAAACCCCATCGTTAAGAGCGTCGAGGACTGCGTGCACATTCACCCCTGCATGAAGCAGGTCGTGCAGGAGATGAAGAGCATAATTAAGGACTCCACCTACCCGGTTTTCGACAGGGTGTACAAAACGGGTAAGGCCTCGCGCAGGGTACTCTGCCATGTTGCGGGAGCGAAGTACAAGCGGTTGTTACTGCTGATTATTATGCTGCGTATACCATCGGCATATCGCGGCCACATCGCGGCCACGTCGCGGTTACATTGCTTTCGCACCGCCACGCCGCTTCCACACCGccacaccgcttccacccccctgcaggcGTTTGGAGAATCCTCGTCGTGCGCTTCAACAGCCTGAAGGAGCTGATGATCACCGTGCAGACCTACTCACTGGaccagaagaaaaaaaaggaaatcaaaAAGCTCCTGATAAACAGACtcacgaagaagaaggacgaaGTCTGTATGAGCTTCTCCGACTATAAAGTTGTTTCGCTCTACCTACAGGAGCATGAAAATTCAAATGACTCTACAAACCAGTCCCCCAATGAGCACCTATGGGGGGTGGAATACCTGGAGGAGATTATCCTAAACAATCGTTTCTTACTAACACCGTcttgtttttttcaagtgAATCATAGCAGTTGCGAAATTCTATACAAGAGGGTCATTGACTACATCCAGATAAGtgaaaagaagcaaaactACATTTTTGACTTGTGCTGTGGTACGGGCACCATAAGTATTTGTGCCGCCAACGAGCTGAAGGGGGAAGACGTGCACATCGTGGGCATCGACATTTGTGAGGATAGCATTATGTgtgcaaataaaaacgcggaaatgaataaaattaaaaattataaatttctcCAAGGGAGAGT
The DNA window shown above is from Plasmodium vivax chromosome 9, whole genome shotgun sequence and carries:
- a CDS encoding hypothetical protein, conserved (encoded by transcript PVX_092300A), with translation MRKRRLLLTASLLFFYAKRISCVRNIGAPSGIPLLLFAPKKRKGRTKRNHKMEDNQEAIIAMGSQNLIRNGNSNSNSGNGSGSNVHLSLNNYASGCPNGYSNGTTKENNANTKLVRSNVLSIFSYTLKYMNKKSLNKWLRNNIKAPFYDTFVPRNKPVAYIRFKCHEDLKVFEKMVENKRIYPNDSLSVIKINKFSKYAQKRKFFQGDQPDEEGNDGHQVGEDYNGGEDHLGDHHNGKKKAKRQKMERSAEENMKRETTSEGDQLPDLQTVIKMNKTQKSKSIENFVTPFYKYPYENQIKIKHRFLQKCRDQIMTNLRNKWEKQSILFGEMEAAPPDDELHVGSTGEASTGGSASAGAPSNSHGGNLTSSNSGEKKNKKNETSKDSCFNKTVLCDVKPSGNISREFSVDKKMKNYEFEVDSPLFPDEKGINGYRNKCEFTISYDENNNVEIGFVTGKMKTDVSDTGEDRNGTDDNNCNFSEHNISNSASPMNESQTTKLRNKKQKQAYFLNPIVKSVEDCVHIHPCMKQVVQEMKSIIKDSTYPVFDRVYKTGVWRILVVRFNSLKELMITVQTYSLDQKKKKEIKKLLINRLTKKKDEVCMSFSDYKVVSLYLQEHENSNDSTNQSPNEHLWGVEYLEEIILNNRFLLTPSCFFQVNHSSCEILYKRVIDYIQISEKKQNYIFDLCCGTGTISICAANELKGEDVHIVGIDICEDSIMCANKNAEMNKIKNYKFLQGRVEELFSNEIKNVSEKNANVIVIVDPPRCGLANSVLNILSSNQLIGQIIYVSCNPITLISNVTHVLFQNENLKIKNLVFVDMFPHTFHLECITNMVKG